A window from Saccharomyces cerevisiae S288C chromosome XIII, complete sequence encodes these proteins:
- a CDS encoding glucose-6-phosphate 1-epimerase (Glucose-6-phosphate 1-epimerase (hexose-6-phosphate mutarotase); likely involved in carbohydrate metabolism; GFP-fusion protein localizes to both the nucleus and cytoplasm and is induced in response to the DNA-damaging agent MMS) — protein sequence MPIKETDKEVVLTHPADETTSVHILKYGATVYSWKLKSEEQLWLSTAAKLDGSKPVRGGIPLVFPVFGKNSTDEHLSKLPQHGLARNSTWEFLGQTKENPPTVQFGLKPEIANPELTKLWPMDYLLILTVELGSDYLKTAIEVENTSSSKELKFNWLFHTYFRIEDIEGTMVSNLAGMKLYDQLLKESYVDKHPVVTFNQETDVIYQNVSAERAIQIVDKGVQIHTLKRYNLPDTVVWNPWIEKSQGMADFEPKTGYQQMICIEPGHVHDFISLAPGKKWNAYQLLCKEELKYQAIQ from the coding sequence ATGCCTATCAAAGAAACTGATAAAGAAGTTGTTTTGACTCATCCAGCTGATGAGACCACCAGCGTTCATATTCTAAAGTACGGTGCTACAGTTTATTCttggaaattgaaatctGAAGAACAGTTGTGGTTGTCTACTGCTGCTAAATTGGATGGTAGCAAACCTGTGAGAGGTGGTATACCTTTGGTCTTTCCTGTATTCGGGAAAAATAGCACCGATGAACATTTGAGTAAATTACCTCAACATGGTCTTGCAAGAAATTCTACTTGGGAGTTTTTGGGTCAAACTAAGGAAAACCCACCGACCGTACAATTTGGCTTGAAACCAGAAATTGCTAACCCAGAATTGACCAAATTGTGGCCAATGGATTatcttttgattttgactGTTGAATTAGGCTCCgattatttgaaaactgCCATAGAAGTAGAAAACACATCTAGTTCCAAGGAATTAAAGTTCAACTGGTTGTTCCATACATACTTCCGTATCGAAGATATTGAAGGAACAATGGTCTCTAATTTAGCTGGCATGAAACTTTATGACCAACTGTTGAAGGAATCCTACGTCGACAAGCACCCAGTCGTTACCTTCAATCAAGAAACCGATGTAATTTATCAGAATGTCAGCGCCGAACGGGCCATTCAAATAGTTGACAAGGGCGTTCAAATTCACACTCTAAAAAGATACAACTTGCCCGACACTGTTGTTTGGAATCCATGGATTGAGAAGTCTCAAGGGATGGCCGATTTCGAACCAAAAACTGGTTACCAACAAATGATATGTATTGAACCTGGTCATGttcatgattttatttccttGGCTCCTGGTAAAAAATGGAATGCTTATCAATTACTttgcaaagaagaattgaaatatcaagctattcaataa
- the SNZ1 gene encoding pyridoxine biosynthesis protein SNZ1 (Subunit of a two-component pyridoxal-5'-phosphate synthase; involved in pyridoxine (vitamin B6) biosynthesis from glyceraldehyde-3-phosphate, ribose-5-phosphate and ammonia liberated from glutamine by glutaminase; forms a complex with Sno1p that functions as an active glutaminase; member of a stationary phase-induced gene family where transcriptional induction occurs during the postdiauxic phase; co-regulated with SNO1; paralog of SNZ2 and SNZ3) has translation MTGEDFKIKSGLAQMLKGGVIMDVVTPEQAKIAEKSGACAVMALESIPADMRKSGKVCRMSDPKMIKDIMNSVSIPVMAKVRIGHFVEAQIIEALEVDYIDESEVLTPADWTHHIEKDKFKVPFVCGAKDLGEALRRINEGAAMIRTKGEAGTGDVSEAVKHIRRITEEIKACQQLKSEDDIAKVAEEMRVPVSLLKDVLEKGKLPVVNFAAGGVATPADAALLMQLGCDGVFVGSGIFKSSNPVRLATAVVEATTHFDNPSKLLEVSSDLGELMGGVSIESISHASNGVRLSEIGW, from the coding sequence ATGACTGGAGAAGACTTTAAGATCAAGAGTGGTCTCGCCCAAATGTTAAAAGGTGGCGTTATTATGGATGTTGTTACTCCAGAGCAGGCAAAAATAGCTGAAAAATCTGGTGCATGTGCGGTAATGGCATTAGAATCCATCCCAGCAGATATGCGTAAGTCAGGAAAGGTTTGCCGCATGTCAGATCCGAAGATGATTAAGGACATCATGAACTCCGTTTCCATTCCCGTCATGGCTAAGGTAAGGATTGGCCATTTTGTTGAAGCTCAAATTATTGAGGCATTGGAAGTTGACTATATTGACGAAAGTGAAGTCTTGACTCCTGCTGATTGGACTCACCACATTGAAAAGGACAAATTCAAAGTTCCATTTGTTTGTGGCGCTAAAGACTTAGGTGAAGCTTTGAGAAGAATTAATGAAGGCGCCGCTATGATTCGTACCAAGGGTGAAGCTGGAACGGGCGATGTCTCTGAAGCCGTCAAGCATATAAGGAGAATTACAGAGGAGATAAAGGCGTGCCAACAATTGAAGAGCGAAGATGACATTGCAAAAGTTGCTGAGGAAATGAGGGTACCAGTTTCTTTGCTGAAAGATGTTTTAGAAAAAGGTAAGTTGCCAGTAGTAAATTTTGCTGCAGGTGGTGTAGCAACGCCAGCCGATGCCGCATTGTTAATGCAGTTGGGTTGTGATGGTGTGTTTGTTGGCTCAGGAATTTTTAAATCATCTAATCCTGTAAGGTTGGCCACTGCAGTAGTAGAGGCTACCACTCACTTTGACAATCCCAGCAAATTGTTGGAAGTATCTAGTGACTTAGGAGAGTTAATGGGTGGTGTATCAATCGAATCTATTAGTCATGCTTCCAATGGAGTAAGACTTTCCGAAATTGGGTGGTGA
- the MTG1 gene encoding putative GTPase MTG1 (Putative GTPase peripheral to the mitochondrial inner membrane; essential for respiratory competence, likely functions in assembly of the large ribosomal subunit, has homologs in plants and animals), with translation MHINVRGTRKIISNVSSFTPRYEFPKYSMPLTDFKGHQVKALKTFEKLLPQMNMIIELRDIRAPLSTRNVVFDRIARKEHDVMKLVVYTRKDLMPGNKPYIGKLKNWHEELGEKFILLDCRNKTDVRNLLKILEWQNYELETNGGYLPMGYRALITGMPNVGKSTLINSLRTIFHNQVNMGRKFKKVAKTGAEAGVTRATSEVIRVTSRNTESRNEIYLIDTPGIGVPGRVSDHNRMLGLALCGSVKNNLVDPIFQADYLLYLMNLQNLNDGRTELYPGSTNSPTNDIYDVLRRLQVNKSQNEKSTAIEWTNKWRLHGKGIIFDPEVLLNNDEFSYKNYVNDQLEKLGDLSYEGLSNKLKGNPNQVF, from the coding sequence ATGCACATAAATGTGAGAGGAACTAGGAAAATAATTTCCAACGTTTCATCCTTCACACCAAGATATGAATTTCCAAAGTACAGTATGCCTCTCACTGATTTCAAGGGACACCAAGTCAAAGCTCTTAaaacatttgaaaagttgCTTCCTCAAATGAATATGATAATAGAACTACGTGATATACGTGCCCCGTTATCTACAAGGAATGTGGTTTTCGATCGAATAGCAAGAAAGGAACACGATGTGATGAAATTAGTGGTATACACTAGAAAGGATCTTATGCCCGGCAATAAGCCATATATAGGAAAGTTAAAGAATTGGCATGAAGAGCTGGGagaaaagtttattttaCTGGATTGCCGAAACAAAACTGACGTCAGGAATCTACTAAAAATACTAGAATGGCAAAATTACGAACTAGAAACAAATGGCGGATATCTACCTATGGGATACCGAGCATTGATTACTGGCATGCCAAATGTTGGAAAATCTACTTTAATAAATAGCTTGAGGACAATTTTTCACAATCAAGTGAATATGggaagaaaatttaagaAAGTAGCCAAAACTGGTGCAGAAGCTGGTGTTACTAGAGCCACAAGCGAGGTTATTAGAGTAACTTCACGGAATACGGAATcaagaaatgaaatatACTTGATAGATACTCCAGGAATCGGTGTTCCCGGTCGCGTTTCAGATCATAATAGAATGCTAGGACTGGCGTTGTGTGGTAGTGTTAAAAATAACCTTGTAGATCCAATATTTCAAGCGGATTACCTTTTATACCTAATGAACTTGCAAAATTTGAACGATGGAAGAACAGAGCTTTACCCTGGAAGCACCAATTCTCCCACAAATGATATATATGATGTTTTAAGAAGGCTTCAAGTGAATAAAAgccaaaatgaaaaatcaacGGCTATCGAGTGGACTAACAAATGGAGGTTGCATGGAAAGGGTATCATATTTGACCCTGAGGTACTGTTGAATAATGACGAGTTTTCTTATAAAAACTATGTAAATGATCAATTGGAAAAGTTAGGAGATCTTTCGTATGAGGGATTGTCTAACAAACTAAAAGGGAACCCCAATCAAGTATTCTAG
- the ATP25 gene encoding Atp25p (Protein that associates with mitochondrial ribosome; required for the stability of Oli1p (Atp9p) mRNA; also required for the Oli1p ring formation; YMR098C is not an essential gene), with protein MNKFCLLPFHGKRIGVANIPFTILFKKGPYFLHSHITAVYYSTKGKNDSHEQSRVSKKSTFTPLETPWYLRIVDNEKELMEGKKNNHHTMNKELEIPKTSPNSLRKIADLLTGKLGLDDFLVFDLRKKSPNSVSAVNKLGDFMVICTARSTKHCHKSFLELNKFLKHEFCSSAYVEGNFNERQESRRKRRLARKSNLSKLLGRSSECSAKDLNSEAWYMIDCRVDGIFVNILTQRRRNELNLEELYAPENEKSKFQNIDSGNVPTISGVNEISSNNNILLGLRRLAQQRRRYSTINPNGLSNLRYFLQKEDFKGANKIIQSSSGTETHNIRTLEHVKNTLKDLVGQERKVDVVQWKSLFDEHSTFLTINQSAAYWPLRLEYAILLNKADPQFYSDRVFLKDYLLLKKSLGQELIREDLIALLEMVLKTQHSSHSYFNLVKQNRVIIRALNLFKGLQTEDDGSVVYDEVVISLLLNSMVADERVKLRSLYETIDHIFQTFGDKLTSGMIVSILQNLAKIKDWNKLLQVWEAITPTEGEGQDKRPWNEFINVINQSGDSHVISKIVNNGHLLWIRRLNVNVTPELCNSIKALLKTAGMENSTLEEFLVRGTNNQ; from the coding sequence ATGAATAAATTCTGTCTACTACCTTTCCATGGCAAGAGGATAGGCGTGGCCAATATTCCTTTTACcatattattcaaaaagggcccttattttcttcatagTCACATCACAGCAGTTTATTACTCGACAAAGGGCAAAAATGACAGTCATGAACAAAGTCGTGTATCCAAAAAGTCTACTTTTACCCCTCTGGAAACACCTTGGTACCTCAGGATTGTTGACaatgaaaaggaactaATGGAAggtaagaaaaataacCACCACACGATGAACAAAGAATTGGAGATACCTAAAACCTCTCCAAACtcattaagaaaaatagcAGACCTCCTAACTGGTAAACTTGGTCTGGATGACTTCCTGGTTTTCGATTTACGGAAGAAAAGCCCAAACTCTGTTTCAGCCGTTAATAAGTTGGGTGACTTCATGGTCATATGTACAGCAAGATCTACCAAACATTGTCATAAAAGTTTCTTAGAGTTGAACAAGTTTTTGAAGCACGAATTCTGTAGTAGTGCATACGTTGAAGGAAACTTTAATGAGCGACAAGAaagtagaagaaaaagaagattaGCAAGAAAATCCAACCTTAGTAAACTATTAGGTAGAAGCTCTGAATGCTCTGCAAAAGACTTAAATAGTGAGGCTTGGTATATGATTGATTGTCGTGTCGATGgtatttttgtaaatattttgaCACAGAGAAGGCGTAATGAATTGAATTTAGAAGAGCTGTATGCACctgaaaatgagaaatcTAAGTTCCAAAATATAGATTCAGGTAATGTCCCTACTATTTCAGGGgtaaatgaaatttcaagcaacaataatattcttttagGCCTAAGAAGACTGGCCCAGCAAAGGAGAAGGTATTCAACTATCAACCCAAACGGGCTAAGTAATTTAAGATACTTTCTACAAAAGGAAGACTTCAAAGGAGCCAATAAGATAATTCAGAGTAGTAGTGGTACTGAAACTCACAATATACGTACTTTGGAGCATGTTAAAAATACTTTAAAGGATTTGGTAGGACAAGAGAGGAAAGTAGATGTTGTTCAATGGAAGTCCTTATTTGACGAACattcaacttttttaaCCATAAATCAATCGGCTGCATATTGGCCACTACGACTAGAATATGCGATACTTCTAAACAAAGCAGACCCACAATTTTATTCAGATCGTGTTTTCCTCAAGGATTATCtacttttaaaaaaatcgTTGGGGCAAGAGTTAATAAGGGAAGATCTAATCGCTCTTTTAGAAATGGTTTTGAAAACGCAGCATTCTAGTCATTCATACTTTAACCTAGTAAAGCAAAATAGGGTGATTATCAGAGCTTTGAACCTATTTAAAGGTCTACAAACAGAGGACGATGGCTCAGTTGTTTACGATGAAGTGGTAATATCCCTTCTTTTAAATTCCATGGTCGCGGATGAACGGGTAAAATTGAGATCACTCTACGAGACAATAGACCACATTTTCCAAACATTTGGAGATAAGTTGACTTCAGGCATGATTGTCTCAATATTGCAAAACTTGGCCAAAATCAAAGACTGGAATAAGCTACTTCAAGTCTGGGAAGCTATCACACCAACGGAAGGGGAAGGTCAGGACAAAAGGCCCTGGAATGAATTTATAAATGTTATCAATCAAAGCGGTGATAGTCACGTTATATCGAAAATCGTAAATAATGGTCATTTGCTATGGATCAGACGTTTAAATGTTAACGTAACTCCGGAGTTATGCAACTCCATTAAAGCGTTATTAAAAACCGCTGGAATGGAGAATTCCACATTGGAAGAATTCCTAGTCCGTGGAACAAACAATCAATAG
- the SNO1 gene encoding putative pyridoxal 5'-phosphate synthase (Protein of unconfirmed function; involved in pyridoxine metabolism; expression is induced during stationary phase; forms putative glutamine amidotransferase complex with Snz1p, with Sno1p serving as the glutaminase; sno1-delta affects abundance of mRNA from downstream gene CTF13) translates to MHKTHSTMSGKSMKVIGVLALQGAFLEHTNHLKRCLAENDYGIKIEIKTVKTPEDLAQCDALIIPGGESTSMSLIAQRTGLYPCLYEFVHNPEKVVWGTCAGLIFLSAQLENESALVKTLGVLKVDVRRNAFGRQAQSFTQKCDFSNFIPGCDNFPATFIRAPVIERILDPIAVKSLYELPVNGKDVVVAATQNHNILVTSFHPELADSDTRFHDWFIRQFVSN, encoded by the coding sequence ATGCACAAAACCCACAGTACAATGTCCGGAAAGTCGATGAAAGTAATTGGGGTTTTGGCGTTGCAAGGTGCCTTTTTGGAGCATACCAACCATTTAAAAAGGTGTTTGGCTGAAAACGACTACGGAATAAAGATAGAAATCAAAACTGTAAAAACTCCTGAGGATCTAGCCCAGTGCGACGCCTTAATTATTCCCGGAGGAGAATCTACGTCGATGTCCCTCATCGCTCAAAGAACAGGCTTATATCCTTGTTTATACGAATTTGTTCATAATCCGGAAAAGGTAGTTTGGGGTACTTGTGCTGGTCTCATCTTTTTAAGCGCGCAATTAGAAAACGAAAGTGCCCTAGTAAAGACTTTAGGTGTGTTGAAGGTCGACGTGAGAAGAAACGCATTTGGAAGACAAGCTCAATCTTTTACACAAAAGTGtgatttttccaatttcatACCTGGCTGTGATAATTTTCCTGCTACATTTATTCGCGCACCCGTGATCGAGAGAATTCTTGATCCTATCGCGGTTAAAAGTTTATATGAATTGCCAGTGAATGGAAAGGATGTGGTTGTAGCTGCAACGCAAAATCATAATATCCTTGTGACTTCTTTTCATCCAGAGCTTGCTGACAGTGATACAAGATTTCATGATTGGTTTATCAGACAGTTTGTTTCTAATTAA